One Tolypothrix bouteillei VB521301 DNA window includes the following coding sequences:
- a CDS encoding sugar O-acetyltransferase, protein MTKTEKQKMLSGELYLASDQELLNERKRATRLLRMYNSTTEEQEEERSQILQELFGEIGQGIAITPPFYCDYGKNIYAGNEVYMNFGCVILDCNTVHIGNNVLFAPYVQIYTAHHPTAPDIRLSGKELASPIRIGNNVWIGGNAIICPGVTIGDNTTIGAGSVVTKDVPANVVAVGNPCRVIRQL, encoded by the coding sequence ATGACAAAGACAGAAAAACAGAAAATGCTTTCAGGCGAGCTATATCTTGCTTCAGACCAAGAACTCCTGAATGAGAGAAAAAGAGCAACTCGTCTTTTGAGAATGTATAATTCAACAACAGAAGAACAAGAGGAAGAGCGATCGCAAATCCTGCAAGAATTATTTGGTGAAATAGGACAAGGGATAGCAATTACACCGCCATTCTACTGCGATTATGGTAAAAATATTTACGCTGGCAACGAAGTCTATATGAATTTTGGCTGTGTCATTTTAGACTGCAACACAGTTCATATTGGCAACAACGTTTTATTCGCTCCCTATGTTCAGATTTATACAGCGCATCATCCGACAGCACCAGACATTCGGCTTTCAGGTAAAGAACTGGCATCTCCAATTAGAATTGGTAACAATGTTTGGATTGGAGGTAATGCCATTATTTGTCCCGGCGTGACTATTGGTGATAATACTACTATTGGTGCGGGGAGTGTCGTGACAAAAGATGTACCTGCCAATGTTGTCGCTGTTGGCAATCCCTGTAGGGTTATCAGACAGTTATGA